The following are encoded together in the Armatimonadota bacterium genome:
- a CDS encoding acylphosphatase, whose translation MTRRFRAIIRGRVQGVGFRFFARQVANDLGIKGYVRNTPDGAVEVVAEGEDSALETFLSFLRQGPGRAHVTDVEVTWEEPTGRYDYFFVRG comes from the coding sequence ATGACCAGGAGGTTCAGGGCAATTATTCGTGGGCGAGTGCAGGGGGTTGGTTTCCGATTTTTCGCTCGCCAAGTTGCAAATGACTTGGGGATTAAAGGTTATGTGCGCAACACACCAGACGGAGCTGTCGAGGTAGTAGCTGAAGGCGAAGATTCCGCTCTCGAGACATTCCTTTCTTTCTTAAGGCAAGGGCCTGGGAGGGCTCACGTCACCGATGTAGAGGTGACGTGGGAGGAACCTACTGGACGGTATGACTACTTTTTTGTGAGGGGTTGA
- a CDS encoding MucB/RseB C-terminal domain-containing protein: MNCSTDFLDMRIVKATIAYAILCLILGLCQRAEANDGATILKKMLMSEGNVSFTAHQVTTLAKGPFLTSEQEVYRDGFKGMRTEYTFPNQLAGETMIDDGKVLIRFIPRNKTAKTQPSRLNFLKLRTIEANRALERGQIQVELVGRDKIAGRNAYVLEVKPRAKRAGPTRKFWVDTEKWVKLKTEDIAPDGTVVSTSYYTRIDFTSVPPEKFRFKPPPGVRVERGPERMQIMSVEKAQRMVDFQIREPKYLPKGFKLLGATVVPFRHGKVVGLRYSDGVSSFSLFQAPRRMLDPRFQKQLQKDPLRAGRGAYAWKFGELNFTLVGPIPADEIRRIADSIK, translated from the coding sequence ATGAATTGTAGCACGGACTTTTTAGATATGCGAATCGTGAAAGCAACAATTGCATATGCCATCCTCTGCCTAATTCTCGGACTGTGTCAACGTGCCGAGGCAAATGATGGCGCAACAATTCTCAAGAAAATGCTCATGTCCGAGGGAAATGTTTCCTTTACGGCGCATCAGGTGACCACCCTCGCAAAGGGACCTTTTCTCACCTCTGAGCAAGAAGTTTACCGAGATGGGTTTAAAGGAATGCGGACTGAGTACACTTTTCCTAACCAATTGGCTGGCGAGACTATGATTGACGACGGAAAAGTTCTCATTCGCTTCATACCCAGGAATAAAACGGCAAAGACGCAACCTTCAAGGCTCAACTTTCTTAAGCTAAGAACAATAGAAGCTAACCGCGCACTTGAACGCGGCCAAATCCAAGTAGAATTGGTCGGAAGGGACAAAATCGCAGGCAGAAATGCTTACGTTCTAGAGGTGAAGCCGCGTGCGAAACGCGCGGGCCCTACTCGCAAGTTCTGGGTAGATACCGAGAAATGGGTCAAATTAAAGACGGAAGACATCGCTCCAGATGGGACGGTAGTATCTACGTCCTATTACACTAGGATAGACTTCACCAGCGTTCCTCCTGAAAAATTCCGCTTTAAACCGCCTCCCGGCGTTCGTGTCGAGCGAGGCCCGGAACGCATGCAGATTATGTCTGTAGAAAAAGCCCAACGCATGGTAGACTTCCAAATTCGCGAGCCAAAATATCTACCAAAGGGATTTAAGTTGCTAGGTGCAACTGTCGTTCCTTTCCGGCATGGGAAAGTAGTTGGCCTTAGATACTCCGATGGTGTAAGTTCTTTCTCTTTATTCCAAGCACCAAGGCGTATGCTAGACCCTCGGTTCCAAAAGCAACTCCAGAAGGACCCCCTCCGCGCTGGACGTGGGGCATATGCGTGGAAGTTTGGTGAACTCAATTTCACTTTAGTAGGCCCAATTCCAGCTGATGAAATCAGACGAATTGCAGATTCGATAAAATAG